Proteins from a single region of Streptomyces griseiscabiei:
- a CDS encoding glutamate-5-semialdehyde dehydrogenase has translation MTSLSPYDSMTPVTRAAYRAKAAAADLAPLPRADKDDALLAIADALEVRTSEIVEANAKDIEKARQAGTSEAIVDRLTLTPERVRAIAADVRDVAALPDPVGEVVRGSTLPNGIDLRQVRVPLGVVGIIYEARPNVTVDAAALCLKSGNAVLLRGSSSAYESNTALVRVLRDAVGGAGLPADAVQLVPGESRDSVRELMRARGLVDVLIPRGGASLIRSVVEESTVPVIETGTGNCHVYVDAQADLDTAVEILINSKAHRVSVCNAAETLLVHQDIAPEFLPRALDALAEAGVTVHADERVLAYAKDSKATVVEATTEDWETEYLSYDIAAAVVDSLDRAVEHIRLWSSGHTEAIVTTSQQAARRFTQLVDSTTVAVNASTRFTDGGQFGFGAEIGISTQKLHARGPMGLPELTSTKYIVTGDGHVRR, from the coding sequence ATGACCTCGCTCTCGCCTTACGACTCCATGACGCCGGTCACCCGGGCCGCCTACCGTGCCAAGGCCGCCGCAGCCGACCTCGCGCCGCTCCCGCGCGCCGACAAGGACGACGCGCTGCTTGCCATCGCGGACGCCCTGGAGGTCCGTACGAGCGAGATCGTCGAGGCCAACGCCAAGGACATCGAGAAGGCCCGTCAGGCAGGCACCAGCGAGGCGATCGTCGACCGGCTCACGCTCACCCCGGAGCGGGTGCGCGCGATCGCCGCCGACGTCCGTGACGTGGCCGCGCTGCCCGACCCGGTCGGCGAGGTCGTCCGCGGCTCCACCCTCCCGAACGGCATCGACCTGCGCCAGGTCCGGGTCCCGCTCGGCGTCGTCGGCATCATCTACGAGGCCCGCCCGAACGTGACCGTGGACGCCGCCGCCCTCTGCCTGAAGTCCGGCAACGCGGTCCTGCTGCGCGGCTCGTCCTCCGCCTACGAGTCCAACACCGCCCTCGTCCGGGTCCTCCGGGACGCCGTCGGCGGCGCCGGCCTGCCCGCCGACGCCGTCCAGCTCGTCCCCGGCGAGAGCCGTGACTCCGTGCGCGAGCTGATGCGCGCCCGCGGTCTGGTCGACGTGCTCATCCCGCGCGGCGGCGCCTCCCTCATCCGTTCGGTCGTCGAGGAGTCCACCGTCCCGGTGATCGAGACCGGCACGGGCAACTGCCACGTCTACGTCGACGCCCAGGCCGACCTCGACACGGCGGTCGAGATCCTGATCAACTCCAAGGCCCACCGGGTCAGCGTCTGCAACGCCGCCGAGACCCTCCTCGTCCACCAGGACATCGCCCCCGAGTTCCTGCCCCGCGCCCTCGACGCGCTCGCCGAGGCCGGGGTCACCGTCCACGCCGACGAGCGGGTCCTGGCGTACGCGAAGGACTCCAAGGCCACCGTGGTCGAGGCCACGACCGAGGACTGGGAGACCGAGTACCTGTCGTACGACATCGCCGCCGCCGTCGTCGACTCGCTCGACCGGGCCGTGGAGCACATCCGGCTGTGGAGCTCCGGCCACACCGAGGCGATCGTCACCACCTCCCAGCAGGCGGCCCGCCGCTTCACCCAGCTGGTCGACTCCACGACGGTCGCCGTCAACGCCTCGACCCGTTTCACCGACGGCGGCCAGTTCGGCTTCGGCGCCGAGATCGGCATCTCCACCCAGAAGCTGCACGCCCGGGGCCCGATGGGTCTGCCCGAGCTGACCAGCACGAAGTACATCGTCACGGGCGACGGGCACGTACGGCGCTGA
- the rplU gene encoding 50S ribosomal protein L21, giving the protein MYAIVRSGGRQHKVAVGDIVEVDKISTAKVGDTVELSTLLVVDGDAVTSDPWVLAGIKVQAEIVDHHKGVKIDILRYKNKTGYRRRQGHRQQYTAIKVTEIPAAAK; this is encoded by the coding sequence GTGTACGCCATCGTGCGCAGCGGTGGTCGCCAGCACAAGGTTGCTGTCGGCGACATCGTTGAGGTTGACAAGATTTCCACTGCCAAGGTTGGCGACACGGTCGAGCTCTCGACCCTGCTCGTTGTCGACGGCGATGCTGTGACCAGCGACCCGTGGGTGCTGGCCGGCATCAAGGTCCAGGCCGAGATCGTGGACCACCACAAGGGTGTGAAGATCGACATCCTTCGCTACAAGAACAAGACCGGCTACCGCCGTCGTCAGGGCCACCGCCAGCAGTACACGGCGATCAAGGTCACTGAGATCCCCGCGGCTGCGAAGTAA
- the proB gene encoding glutamate 5-kinase, with protein sequence MAEAHRIVVKVGSSSLTTASGGLDADRVDALVDVLAKARSGGEREVVLVSSGAIAAGLAPLGLRRRPKDLARQQAAASVGQGLLVARYTASCARYGIRVGQVLLTSDDMSRRAHHRNASRTLDKLLAMGALPVVNENDTVATDEIRFGDNDRLAALVAHLVRADLLVLLSDVDGVYDGDPGRPGTSRIAEVRGPADLAHVEIGSAGKAGVGTGGMVTKVEAAGIATGAGIPVVLTSAVHAADALSGGDTGTYFHPTGKRSADRLLWLQHASTPQGALVLDDGAVRAVVERRTSLLPAGIAAVEGDFTAGDPVELRDGAGRAVARGLVNFDAKEIPQLIGRSTRELARELGPAYEREVVHRDDLVLLHP encoded by the coding sequence GTGGCGGAAGCGCACCGGATCGTCGTCAAGGTGGGCTCCTCGTCGCTGACGACGGCGTCCGGCGGCCTCGACGCGGACCGGGTGGACGCCCTCGTGGACGTCCTCGCCAAGGCCCGCAGCGGTGGCGAGCGGGAGGTCGTCCTCGTCTCCTCCGGTGCCATCGCCGCCGGACTCGCCCCGCTGGGCCTGCGCCGGCGCCCCAAGGACCTCGCCCGGCAGCAGGCCGCCGCCAGCGTCGGCCAGGGCCTGCTGGTGGCCCGCTACACGGCCTCCTGCGCCCGCTACGGCATCCGCGTCGGCCAGGTGCTCCTCACCTCCGACGACATGAGCCGCCGCGCCCACCACCGCAACGCCTCCCGCACCCTCGACAAGCTCCTCGCGATGGGCGCGCTGCCGGTCGTCAACGAGAACGACACCGTCGCCACGGACGAGATCCGCTTCGGCGACAACGACCGCCTCGCCGCCCTCGTCGCCCACCTCGTACGGGCGGACCTGCTGGTCCTGCTGTCGGACGTGGACGGGGTGTACGACGGCGACCCCGGCAGGCCCGGTACGTCGCGGATCGCGGAGGTACGGGGGCCCGCGGACCTCGCGCACGTGGAGATCGGCAGCGCCGGCAAGGCGGGCGTCGGCACCGGGGGCATGGTCACCAAGGTCGAGGCGGCCGGGATCGCCACCGGGGCGGGCATCCCCGTGGTCCTGACCAGCGCGGTCCACGCGGCGGACGCCCTGTCGGGCGGGGACACCGGGACGTACTTCCACCCCACCGGCAAGCGGTCCGCCGACCGGCTGCTGTGGCTCCAGCACGCCTCCACCCCGCAGGGCGCGCTCGTCCTCGACGACGGGGCCGTGCGCGCGGTCGTCGAGCGCCGCACCTCGCTGCTGCCGGCCGGCATCGCGGCCGTCGAGGGCGACTTCACCGCCGGTGACCCCGTGGAACTGCGCGACGGCGCGGGCCGGGCGGTCGCGCGCGGACTGGTGAACTTCGACGCCAAGGAGATCCCCCAGCTGATCGGCCGATCGACCCGGGAACTGGCGCGCGAGCTGGGTCCCGCGTACGAACGAGAGGTCGTACACAGGGACGACCTCGTCCTCCTGCACCCCTGA
- a CDS encoding SCO2584 family spore wall biosynthesis protein, with the protein MPEDVGGTPFPNGWEPDDDRDRGGMDEEFASVVFDEDFVRAAVVHEPTAIERLLAAAEARAAAQEAEARRAHSRGVRGDDDRYDDGFGSDGPDFGRDDDLDDLDDPEVLEARYGADGAYGRPYGKQTRWHRPVAWILALVMGIGMVALAFTAVYRGASSGRGEVPLPPATTGVGQGTPTGPSASADFSQPAVSADPRTP; encoded by the coding sequence GTGCCGGAGGACGTGGGGGGCACGCCGTTCCCGAACGGCTGGGAGCCCGACGACGACCGCGACCGCGGGGGTATGGACGAAGAGTTCGCCTCCGTGGTCTTCGACGAGGACTTCGTACGGGCGGCCGTGGTCCACGAGCCGACCGCGATCGAACGTCTGCTCGCAGCAGCGGAGGCCCGCGCCGCCGCCCAGGAGGCCGAGGCCCGCCGGGCCCACTCCAGAGGCGTACGCGGCGACGACGACCGCTACGACGACGGCTTCGGCTCCGACGGCCCCGACTTCGGCCGCGACGACGACCTGGACGACCTCGACGACCCCGAGGTCCTGGAGGCCCGCTACGGCGCCGACGGGGCCTACGGCAGGCCGTACGGCAAGCAGACCCGCTGGCACCGGCCCGTCGCCTGGATCCTCGCCCTGGTGATGGGCATCGGCATGGTCGCGCTGGCCTTCACCGCGGTCTACCGGGGCGCCTCCTCCGGACGCGGCGAGGTCCCGCTGCCGCCCGCCACCACCGGCGTCGGACAGGGCACCCCGACCGGCCCCTCCGCCTCCGCGGACTTCTCCCAGCCGGCGGTGTCGGCGGACCCCCGCACCCCCTGA
- the obgE gene encoding GTPase ObgE encodes MTTFVDRVELNVAAGNGGHGCASVHREKFKPLGGPDGGNGGRGGDVILIVDQSVTTLLDYHHSPHRKATNGKPGEGGNRSGKDGQDLVLPVPDGTVVLDRQGNVLADLVGQGTSFVAAQGGRGGLGNAALASARRKAPGFALLGVPGDTGDIVLELKTVADVALVGYPSAGKSSLISVLSAAKPKIADYPFTTLVPNLGVVTAGETVYTIADVPGLIPGASQGKGLGLEFLRHVERCSVLVHVLDTATLESDRDPVSDLDIIEEELTQYGGGLDKRPRIVVLNKIDVPDGKDLAEMVRPDLEARGYRVFEVSAVAHMGLKELSFALADIVGRARAAKPKEEATRIVIRPKAVDDAGFTVVQEEDGLFRVRGEKPERWVRQTDFSNDEAVGYLADRLNRLGVEEALMKAGARSGDGVAIGPEDNAVVFDWEPTVMAGAEMLGRRGEDHRFEEPRPAVTRRRDRQAARDELQKEYDDFEPF; translated from the coding sequence ATGACCACCTTCGTGGACCGCGTCGAGCTGAATGTCGCCGCGGGTAACGGAGGCCACGGCTGTGCCTCCGTCCACCGGGAGAAGTTCAAGCCGCTCGGCGGCCCCGACGGCGGCAACGGCGGCCGGGGCGGCGACGTCATCCTGATCGTCGACCAGTCGGTGACGACTCTCCTCGACTACCACCACTCCCCGCACCGCAAGGCCACCAACGGCAAGCCCGGCGAGGGCGGAAACCGGTCGGGCAAGGACGGGCAGGACCTGGTCCTGCCCGTGCCGGACGGCACGGTGGTGCTGGACCGGCAGGGCAACGTCCTCGCGGACCTCGTCGGCCAGGGCACCTCCTTCGTCGCCGCGCAGGGCGGCCGGGGCGGCCTCGGCAACGCGGCCCTCGCCTCCGCCCGCCGCAAGGCGCCCGGCTTCGCGCTGCTCGGTGTGCCCGGTGACACGGGCGACATCGTCCTGGAGCTGAAGACCGTCGCCGATGTGGCGCTGGTCGGCTACCCGAGCGCGGGCAAGTCCTCGCTGATCTCGGTGCTCAGCGCCGCCAAGCCGAAGATCGCGGACTACCCGTTCACCACCCTCGTCCCCAACCTGGGCGTGGTCACGGCCGGCGAGACGGTCTACACGATCGCCGACGTCCCCGGACTGATCCCCGGTGCGAGCCAGGGCAAGGGCCTGGGCCTGGAGTTCCTGCGCCACGTCGAGCGCTGCAGCGTCCTCGTCCACGTCCTCGACACCGCGACGCTGGAGTCCGACCGCGACCCCGTCTCCGACCTCGACATCATCGAGGAGGAGCTGACGCAGTACGGAGGCGGTCTCGACAAGCGGCCCCGGATCGTCGTCCTCAACAAGATCGACGTGCCCGACGGCAAGGACCTCGCCGAGATGGTGCGGCCGGACCTGGAGGCCCGCGGCTACCGGGTCTTCGAGGTGTCCGCCGTCGCCCACATGGGGCTGAAGGAGCTGTCGTTCGCGCTCGCCGACATCGTGGGCCGGGCGCGTGCCGCCAAGCCGAAGGAGGAGGCGACGCGGATCGTCATCCGGCCCAAGGCCGTCGACGACGCGGGCTTCACGGTCGTGCAGGAGGAGGACGGGCTGTTCCGCGTCCGGGGTGAGAAGCCCGAGCGCTGGGTCCGCCAGACCGACTTCAGCAACGACGAGGCGGTGGGCTACCTCGCCGACCGCCTGAACCGCCTGGGCGTCGAGGAAGCGCTGATGAAGGCGGGCGCCCGCTCCGGCGACGGCGTCGCCATCGGACCCGAGGACAACGCGGTCGTCTTCGACTGGGAGCCGACCGTCATGGCCGGCGCGGAGATGCTCGGCCGCCGTGGCGAGGACCACCGCTTCGAGGAGCCCCGCCCGGCCGTCACGCGTCGCCGTGACCGCCAGGCGGCGCGGGACGAGCTCCAGAAGGAGTACGACGACTTCGAGCCGTTCTAG
- the rpmA gene encoding 50S ribosomal protein L27 produces MAHKKGASSTRNGRDSNAQRLGVKRFGGQVVNAGEILVRQRGTHFHPGSGVGRGKDDTLFALNAGAVEFGTSRGRKVVNIVPAA; encoded by the coding sequence ATGGCACACAAGAAGGGCGCATCGTCCACCCGGAACGGTCGCGACTCCAATGCTCAGCGGCTCGGCGTGAAGCGCTTCGGCGGTCAGGTCGTCAACGCCGGTGAGATCCTGGTCCGCCAGCGCGGCACGCACTTCCACCCGGGCTCGGGTGTCGGTCGCGGCAAGGACGACACGCTGTTCGCGCTGAACGCCGGTGCGGTCGAGTTCGGCACCAGCCGTGGTCGCAAGGTCGTCAACATCGTTCCGGCCGCCTGA
- a CDS encoding SCO2583 family membrane protein, whose amino-acid sequence MGGPGNPPEGSPEGAPGGGEDEYRSVVFDESFIRAARLQEFSAQERLSDHAPAVRRRPAVRRGLSRQALVLVLLIALAFATAIYMGVRHPYDTPAAKPTEPLRMTVIPLSPQSAVPGATEPETLYAHSPAARFRVGAEGITMPATRRTEHFTDSQVVSALTIAKEYLVASALDPEVLGGTTVQPVRRLLDSEQLDQFEQSFDHPAADGRHAPTGWLVRFDPARAELADRKVRVQGTLQAAEFDSGTLEVVAAHTLVYALRPSGGPADAEASLFTVRRELHFRFDQDDLRTHQVELVVSYVQAGPLACADDATNHLRPLLAGQTAKAGGPAAGTDPYGTGAATALCGTLAESAQPKV is encoded by the coding sequence ATGGGCGGGCCCGGAAACCCACCTGAGGGGAGCCCCGAGGGCGCCCCCGGCGGTGGAGAGGACGAATACCGATCCGTCGTCTTCGACGAATCGTTCATCCGTGCTGCCCGCCTCCAGGAGTTCTCCGCCCAGGAACGCCTCTCCGACCACGCCCCGGCCGTACGCCGCCGCCCGGCCGTACGCCGCGGCCTCTCCCGGCAGGCCCTGGTCCTCGTGCTGCTGATCGCCCTCGCCTTCGCCACCGCGATCTACATGGGCGTCCGCCATCCGTACGACACTCCGGCCGCGAAGCCCACCGAGCCGCTGCGGATGACGGTGATCCCGCTGTCCCCGCAGTCCGCGGTGCCCGGCGCCACGGAGCCGGAGACGCTGTACGCGCACAGCCCGGCCGCCCGGTTCCGGGTCGGGGCCGAGGGCATCACCATGCCGGCCACCCGGCGCACCGAGCACTTCACCGACAGCCAGGTCGTCTCCGCGCTGACCATCGCCAAGGAGTACCTGGTCGCCTCCGCGCTCGACCCGGAGGTGCTCGGCGGCACCACCGTCCAGCCGGTGCGGCGGCTGCTCGACTCCGAACAGCTCGACCAGTTCGAGCAGAGTTTCGACCATCCGGCGGCGGACGGGCGGCACGCGCCCACCGGCTGGCTGGTCCGCTTCGACCCGGCCCGCGCGGAACTCGCCGACCGGAAGGTCCGCGTACAGGGCACCCTGCAGGCCGCCGAGTTCGACTCCGGCACCCTGGAGGTCGTCGCCGCCCACACCCTCGTGTACGCGCTGCGGCCGTCCGGCGGCCCGGCCGACGCGGAGGCCTCGCTGTTCACCGTCCGGCGCGAGCTGCACTTCCGCTTCGACCAGGACGATCTGCGCACCCACCAGGTCGAGCTCGTCGTCTCCTACGTCCAGGCCGGGCCATTGGCCTGCGCCGACGACGCCACGAACCATCTGCGGCCGCTGCTGGCCGGGCAGACCGCGAAGGCCGGCGGGCCGGCCGCCGGGACCGATCCCTACGGCACGGGTGCCGCGACGGCGTTGTGCGGGACCTTGGCGGAGAGTGCGCAGCCGAAGGTGTGA